A region from the Citrobacter koseri ATCC BAA-895 genome encodes:
- a CDS encoding YncE family protein: MHLRHLFSPRLRGSLLLGSLLVASSFSTQAAEEMLRKAVGKGAYEMAYSQQENALWLATSQSRKTDKGGVVYRLDPVTLEVTQAIHNDLKPFGATINNATQTLWFGNTVNSALTAIDAKTGDVKGRLVLDERKRSEDVRPLQPRELVSDDATNTVYISGIGKESVIWVVDGEKIALKTTIQNTGKMSTGLAIDSQAKRLYTTNADGEFITIDTADNKILSRKTLLDDGKEHFFINLSLDTAGHRAFITDSKAAEVLVVDTRNGNVLAKVAAPESLAVLFNPTRNEAYVTHRQAGKVSVIDAKSYKVVKTYDTPTFPNSLALSADGQTLFVSVKQKSTREQEATQPDDVIRIAL, from the coding sequence ATGCATTTACGTCATCTGTTTTCGCCGCGCCTGCGTGGTTCTTTACTGTTAGGTTCACTGCTGGTCGCGTCTTCATTTAGCACGCAGGCGGCAGAAGAAATGCTGCGTAAAGCCGTCGGCAAGGGCGCTTATGAAATGGCCTATAGCCAGCAGGAAAATGCGCTGTGGCTGGCTACTTCGCAAAGCCGCAAAACGGACAAAGGTGGGGTGGTTTATCGCCTCGACCCGGTTACCCTTGAGGTGACGCAGGCCATCCATAACGATCTCAAACCGTTTGGCGCGACCATCAACAACGCGACGCAAACGCTGTGGTTTGGTAACACCGTAAATAGCGCGCTGACGGCAATCGATGCCAAAACAGGTGATGTAAAAGGGCGTCTGGTGCTGGATGAGCGCAAGCGTTCCGAAGATGTCCGTCCGCTGCAACCACGCGAACTGGTCAGCGATGATGCGACCAACACCGTATATATCAGCGGTATCGGTAAAGAGAGCGTGATTTGGGTGGTTGACGGTGAAAAAATCGCCCTGAAAACGACCATCCAGAATACCGGTAAAATGAGCACGGGTCTGGCCATTGACAGTCAAGCGAAGCGTCTTTACACCACTAACGCAGACGGCGAGTTCATCACCATCGATACTGCGGACAACAAGATCCTGAGCCGCAAGACATTGCTGGATGACGGGAAAGAGCACTTCTTTATCAACCTGAGCCTCGACACCGCAGGCCATCGCGCTTTTATCACCGACTCCAAAGCGGCTGAAGTTCTGGTGGTGGATACCCGTAATGGCAATGTGCTGGCAAAAGTAGCCGCGCCGGAATCACTGGCCGTGCTGTTCAACCCGACCCGCAACGAAGCCTATGTGACGCACCGCCAGGCCGGTAAAGTGAGCGTGATTGACGCGAAAAGCTATAAGGTCGTGAAAACTTACGACACGCCGACATTCCCGAATAGCCTGGCGCTGTCTGCGGACGGGCAAACGCTGTTCGTGAGCGTGAAGCAGAAGTCAACCCGTGAGCAGGAAGCCACTCAGCCAGATGATGTTATCCGCATCGCGCTGTAA